A single genomic interval of Malania oleifera isolate guangnan ecotype guangnan chromosome 11, ASM2987363v1, whole genome shotgun sequence harbors:
- the LOC131167682 gene encoding rhodanese-like domain-containing protein 9, chloroplastic isoform X1 has translation MAAVGRCTALSSRRICFSKFWTSWLVVDIHQGRIIPGKPLRRRNFGIKAEVNYVNAEEAKRLIAVEGYSILDVRDKSQYGRAHIKSCYHVPLFIENQDNDLGTIIKRTVHNNFSGLFFGLLFTKPNPDFVPSVKSQLSPESKVLLVCQEGLRSAAAANKLEQAGYQNIACVTSGLQSVKPGTFDSVGPAELQNAGKAGLVTIQGKISAVLGTVLICAFIFITFFPEQAEKLLQMAPAS, from the exons ATGGCAGCAGTGGGGCGTTGTACGGCACTCTCCTCCCGAAG GATATGTTTCAGCAAATTCTGGACATCTTGGTTGGTAGTTGACATTCATCAAGGAAGAATCATACCAGGAAAACCACTTCGTCGAAGAAATTTTGGTATTAAGGCAGAAGTAAATTATGTGAATGCAGAAGAAGCAAAGAGACTTATTGCAGTTGAAGGATATTCTATTCTAGATGTGCGAGACAAATCTCAATATGGTCGAGCCCATATAAAATCATGTTACCATGTGCCtctttttattgaaaatcaaGACAATGACCTTG GAACAATTATAAAGAGGACTGTGCACAACAATTTTTCTGGTTTGTTCTTTGGCTTGCTCTTCACTAAACCCAATCCAGATTTTGTGCCGTCTGTCAAGAGCCAGCTCTCACCCGAAAGTAAAGTACTACTGGTATGCCAGGAAGGATTAAG GTCTGCTGCAGCTGCTAACAAGTTAGAGCAAGCTGGTTACCAAAACATAGCATGTGTAACATCAGGCCTTCAATCGGTAAAACCAG GAACATTTGATTCTGTTGGTCCCGCCGAGTTGCAAAATGCTGGCAAAGCTGGTCTGGTTACAATTCAAGGCAAGATCTCAGCTGTGCTCGGAACCGTACTTATCT GTGCATTTATTTTCATTACCTTCTTCCCGGAGCAAGCAGAAAAGCTACTTCAAATGGCCCCTGCCAGCTAG
- the LOC131167682 gene encoding rhodanese-like domain-containing protein 9, chloroplastic isoform X4: protein MAAVGRCTALSSRSKFWTSWLVVDIHQGRIIPGKPLRRRNFGIKAEVNYVNAEEAKRLIAVEGYSILDVRDKSQYGRAHIKSCYHVPLFIENQDNDLGTIIKRTVHNNFSGLFFGLLFTKPNPDFVPSVKSQLSPESKVLLVCQEGLRSAAAANKLEQAGYQNIACVTSGLQSVKPGTFDSVGPAELQNAGKAGLVTIQGAFIFITFFPEQAEKLLQMAPAS from the exons ATGGCAGCAGTGGGGCGTTGTACGGCACTCTCCTCCCGAAG CAAATTCTGGACATCTTGGTTGGTAGTTGACATTCATCAAGGAAGAATCATACCAGGAAAACCACTTCGTCGAAGAAATTTTGGTATTAAGGCAGAAGTAAATTATGTGAATGCAGAAGAAGCAAAGAGACTTATTGCAGTTGAAGGATATTCTATTCTAGATGTGCGAGACAAATCTCAATATGGTCGAGCCCATATAAAATCATGTTACCATGTGCCtctttttattgaaaatcaaGACAATGACCTTG GAACAATTATAAAGAGGACTGTGCACAACAATTTTTCTGGTTTGTTCTTTGGCTTGCTCTTCACTAAACCCAATCCAGATTTTGTGCCGTCTGTCAAGAGCCAGCTCTCACCCGAAAGTAAAGTACTACTGGTATGCCAGGAAGGATTAAG GTCTGCTGCAGCTGCTAACAAGTTAGAGCAAGCTGGTTACCAAAACATAGCATGTGTAACATCAGGCCTTCAATCGGTAAAACCAG GAACATTTGATTCTGTTGGTCCCGCCGAGTTGCAAAATGCTGGCAAAGCTGGTCTGGTTACAATTCAAG GTGCATTTATTTTCATTACCTTCTTCCCGGAGCAAGCAGAAAAGCTACTTCAAATGGCCCCTGCCAGCTAG
- the LOC131167682 gene encoding rhodanese-like domain-containing protein 9, chloroplastic isoform X3 — MAAVGRCTALSSRRICFSKFWTSWLVVDIHQGRIIPGKPLRRRNFGIKAEVNYVNAEEAKRLIAVEGYSILDVRDKSQYGRAHIKSCYHVPLFIENQDNDLGTIIKRTVHNNFSGLFFGLLFTKPNPDFVPSVKSQLSPESKVLLVCQEGLRSAAAANKLEQAGYQNIACVTSGLQSVKPGTFDSVGPAELQNAGKAGLVTIQGAFIFITFFPEQAEKLLQMAPAS, encoded by the exons ATGGCAGCAGTGGGGCGTTGTACGGCACTCTCCTCCCGAAG GATATGTTTCAGCAAATTCTGGACATCTTGGTTGGTAGTTGACATTCATCAAGGAAGAATCATACCAGGAAAACCACTTCGTCGAAGAAATTTTGGTATTAAGGCAGAAGTAAATTATGTGAATGCAGAAGAAGCAAAGAGACTTATTGCAGTTGAAGGATATTCTATTCTAGATGTGCGAGACAAATCTCAATATGGTCGAGCCCATATAAAATCATGTTACCATGTGCCtctttttattgaaaatcaaGACAATGACCTTG GAACAATTATAAAGAGGACTGTGCACAACAATTTTTCTGGTTTGTTCTTTGGCTTGCTCTTCACTAAACCCAATCCAGATTTTGTGCCGTCTGTCAAGAGCCAGCTCTCACCCGAAAGTAAAGTACTACTGGTATGCCAGGAAGGATTAAG GTCTGCTGCAGCTGCTAACAAGTTAGAGCAAGCTGGTTACCAAAACATAGCATGTGTAACATCAGGCCTTCAATCGGTAAAACCAG GAACATTTGATTCTGTTGGTCCCGCCGAGTTGCAAAATGCTGGCAAAGCTGGTCTGGTTACAATTCAAG GTGCATTTATTTTCATTACCTTCTTCCCGGAGCAAGCAGAAAAGCTACTTCAAATGGCCCCTGCCAGCTAG
- the LOC131167682 gene encoding rhodanese-like domain-containing protein 9, chloroplastic isoform X2: MAAVGRCTALSSRSKFWTSWLVVDIHQGRIIPGKPLRRRNFGIKAEVNYVNAEEAKRLIAVEGYSILDVRDKSQYGRAHIKSCYHVPLFIENQDNDLGTIIKRTVHNNFSGLFFGLLFTKPNPDFVPSVKSQLSPESKVLLVCQEGLRSAAAANKLEQAGYQNIACVTSGLQSVKPGTFDSVGPAELQNAGKAGLVTIQGKISAVLGTVLICAFIFITFFPEQAEKLLQMAPAS; this comes from the exons ATGGCAGCAGTGGGGCGTTGTACGGCACTCTCCTCCCGAAG CAAATTCTGGACATCTTGGTTGGTAGTTGACATTCATCAAGGAAGAATCATACCAGGAAAACCACTTCGTCGAAGAAATTTTGGTATTAAGGCAGAAGTAAATTATGTGAATGCAGAAGAAGCAAAGAGACTTATTGCAGTTGAAGGATATTCTATTCTAGATGTGCGAGACAAATCTCAATATGGTCGAGCCCATATAAAATCATGTTACCATGTGCCtctttttattgaaaatcaaGACAATGACCTTG GAACAATTATAAAGAGGACTGTGCACAACAATTTTTCTGGTTTGTTCTTTGGCTTGCTCTTCACTAAACCCAATCCAGATTTTGTGCCGTCTGTCAAGAGCCAGCTCTCACCCGAAAGTAAAGTACTACTGGTATGCCAGGAAGGATTAAG GTCTGCTGCAGCTGCTAACAAGTTAGAGCAAGCTGGTTACCAAAACATAGCATGTGTAACATCAGGCCTTCAATCGGTAAAACCAG GAACATTTGATTCTGTTGGTCCCGCCGAGTTGCAAAATGCTGGCAAAGCTGGTCTGGTTACAATTCAAGGCAAGATCTCAGCTGTGCTCGGAACCGTACTTATCT GTGCATTTATTTTCATTACCTTCTTCCCGGAGCAAGCAGAAAAGCTACTTCAAATGGCCCCTGCCAGCTAG